A stretch of Gymnodinialimonas phycosphaerae DNA encodes these proteins:
- a CDS encoding oxidoreductase, with the protein MNKREFIMAATVSALGFARVASANENQLLLDGDWSTGPFVNLDDSDLSALPQMEFETTTQWTTGSLRFSGPLLSDLLDFYGAGSGDLRLTAINDYSVDLSRDLVTPEAPIVANRINGEPFSRRDKGPFWVVYPYDRAVEFRTEQTFAASVWQLSQITVLSA; encoded by the coding sequence ATGAACAAACGTGAATTTATAATGGCTGCCACAGTATCTGCCCTTGGTTTCGCCCGCGTGGCCTCCGCGAACGAGAACCAACTGTTGCTGGATGGCGATTGGAGTACTGGCCCCTTCGTCAACCTGGACGACAGTGATCTGTCAGCGTTACCGCAGATGGAATTCGAGACGACCACGCAATGGACAACCGGTTCACTTCGCTTTTCCGGACCGTTGCTGTCGGATCTGCTTGACTTCTATGGCGCCGGGTCGGGCGATCTACGGCTGACCGCGATCAACGATTACAGTGTCGATCTCAGTCGCGACTTGGTCACACCAGAGGCACCAATCGTTGCAAATCGCATCAATGGTGAGCCGTTCAGTCGTAGAGATAAGGGGCCGTTCTGGGTTGTTTACCCCTACGATAGAGCAGTCGAATTTAGAACCGAACAAACCTTCGCAGCGAGTGTCTGGCAACTAAGCCAGATCACTGTATTGAGTGCGTAG
- a CDS encoding response regulator encodes MKWSGSLGRFPIRSGQLDPRSDAGLAEAFDDDLQTSILLADDHLLLAEAVAAALSSKPREFRTRISATLDEALAELGAGHSFDLVLLDVKMPGMLGLKSVERVIAAAEPAQVVLISGQVDRAFVQSAVEKGARGLIPKTLPLRSLASAIDLVLSGQIFLPATAYGEPWNSADASSAGLSDRELNIVRLLAIGSTNKEIANEFADTETTVKMQMRAICRKLNARNRAHVVLIAKENNLI; translated from the coding sequence ATGAAGTGGAGTGGTTCACTGGGTCGGTTTCCAATAAGATCAGGACAACTCGATCCGCGTTCGGATGCGGGCCTCGCAGAGGCCTTTGACGATGACTTGCAGACAAGTATCCTTCTTGCGGATGACCATCTGTTACTGGCCGAAGCAGTCGCGGCAGCATTGTCCTCCAAGCCCCGCGAGTTCAGGACACGCATTTCTGCCACCTTGGATGAGGCTCTCGCCGAACTCGGCGCAGGGCATTCTTTTGACTTGGTCCTTCTCGACGTCAAGATGCCGGGTATGCTCGGGTTGAAGAGTGTCGAGCGTGTCATCGCTGCTGCAGAGCCAGCTCAGGTTGTCTTGATATCTGGACAGGTCGATCGCGCATTCGTTCAGTCGGCAGTAGAGAAGGGCGCCCGCGGCCTGATCCCCAAAACGCTACCGCTGAGATCACTTGCGAGCGCTATCGACCTTGTCTTGTCTGGTCAGATTTTTCTGCCCGCAACTGCATACGGCGAACCTTGGAACTCGGCTGATGCCAGCTCCGCAGGCCTAAGCGACAGAGAACTCAACATTGTCAGGCTTTTGGCCATCGGAAGTACGAACAAGGAAATCGCCAACGAGTTTGCCGACACGGAAACCACGGTGAAAATGCAAATGCGTGCCATTTGCCGCAAGCTCAACGCGCGCAATCGCGCCCACGTCGTGTTGATCGCCAAGGAGAACAACCTGATCTAA
- a CDS encoding hybrid sensor histidine kinase/response regulator, with protein MQFLRNIANRLGTSLLLALLTASVLVLIYDASEYRVALENSRAATSDSRVWTVAQAEVDHTELLLALANLRTLHATAEDREVPNEALELLIAQLVVEFDIFYSRLRVLNVVLDRPEVPENVRAELRALIQYRDQLADMFDGSDMYDPAQLLAIEDAATAMDAPVRSLVLGALDFFVTEATASRYQEASDLRTFLGRSLLLLIVVVAAILISVIIQRGLAHQVAVIEAQNANIRLIYDASMLPVVVADSNGEIKLFNSAAEQTFGYTEADALGRNIADVMIPPHRLAQHYQGMERYRATGQGAFVNKGTKRTTSLRHDRTEFPVELSIRSETDAQGDTMLIAFIRDISEQSAFEQKLQEARDEARHHAATKTMFLATMSHEMRTPLHGLMASLELIDTDSVDRQTQDLIKTARSCGLQTLHQMDDVLELTRVGEVQERLAPFAPHRMVSKIIEELRPLAKERFNQLSLNVTGLSDDTKWLGHPQMFMRAMYNLIGNAIKFTQDGLVTINVNFDWQVAAKPRLCVSVVDNGRGISAEDQAHLFDLFFSSDAGQIGSQLNSSGLGLPIAQTAVQKMGGTITVESQLGVGSKFSFEIPLEALEDSQTPLIQNDVTVPRLSAGVRCLIVDDNHVNLDVAAQMLRRLGCDAVVCDNGEAAAESMVQQNFDVVFMDLNMPGGISGVEAAQLIRRHETSRPETKPAVVLALTADTTVTAAVMPEGLFDGIMHKPVLMHELRETLSRFLPCETADTRPDDALFDTTPEAFPDAFSDLFDLIGLEHGVRLLGGVLRDIDTALDAIRLQRTDAGDCLHRAIGSTASVGLLELSQQLRHAEDLEKVNAEKALSTLLTSLEFNSHRARECILRAQLDIRSTIP; from the coding sequence GTGCAATTTCTCAGAAACATTGCCAATCGGCTGGGCACATCTTTGCTGCTGGCTCTTCTGACGGCTTCTGTTCTTGTATTGATCTACGATGCGTCCGAATATCGCGTGGCCTTGGAAAATTCCCGGGCCGCTACGTCAGACAGCCGGGTCTGGACCGTCGCTCAGGCCGAAGTGGATCACACTGAGCTCCTGCTAGCGCTCGCAAATCTCAGGACTTTGCATGCGACGGCTGAAGATCGTGAAGTGCCGAACGAAGCGCTTGAACTGCTGATCGCCCAGCTCGTGGTTGAGTTTGACATATTTTATAGCCGCCTGAGGGTCCTAAACGTAGTTTTGGACCGGCCAGAGGTGCCGGAGAACGTCCGTGCCGAACTGCGCGCATTGATCCAATATCGCGATCAGTTAGCGGATATGTTTGACGGATCAGATATGTACGATCCAGCGCAGCTGCTAGCGATTGAGGATGCAGCCACGGCAATGGACGCTCCGGTGCGCTCGCTCGTTCTGGGTGCGCTAGATTTTTTTGTAACCGAGGCCACTGCATCGCGATATCAAGAAGCATCAGACTTACGGACATTTTTGGGTCGTTCCCTCTTGTTGCTGATCGTTGTAGTAGCCGCGATCTTGATCTCTGTGATTATACAACGGGGATTGGCCCACCAGGTTGCCGTAATCGAAGCCCAGAATGCCAACATTCGGCTCATCTATGACGCGTCTATGCTCCCCGTGGTCGTGGCCGACAGCAACGGTGAAATCAAACTTTTCAATTCGGCCGCTGAACAGACCTTTGGCTATACAGAAGCCGATGCGCTGGGGCGCAACATAGCAGATGTGATGATACCACCTCATCGCTTGGCCCAGCACTATCAAGGGATGGAACGATATCGCGCGACAGGGCAAGGCGCTTTCGTAAACAAGGGAACAAAACGGACTACTTCGCTGCGCCATGACAGAACAGAGTTTCCAGTTGAACTGTCCATAAGGTCGGAAACGGATGCGCAGGGCGATACAATGCTTATCGCTTTTATACGCGATATCTCAGAGCAATCTGCCTTTGAACAAAAATTGCAAGAAGCCCGGGACGAAGCTCGGCACCATGCAGCTACGAAGACGATGTTTCTAGCCACAATGAGCCACGAAATGCGCACGCCGCTGCATGGTCTGATGGCTTCGCTTGAGCTGATTGATACTGACAGTGTGGACCGCCAAACGCAGGATCTTATCAAGACAGCGCGCAGTTGCGGGCTGCAGACCTTGCATCAGATGGACGATGTCCTGGAACTGACTCGGGTCGGTGAGGTTCAGGAACGATTGGCACCCTTTGCCCCGCACAGAATGGTTTCGAAGATCATCGAAGAACTGCGCCCCTTGGCCAAAGAAAGATTCAACCAGCTTTCGCTGAACGTGACAGGTCTCAGCGACGATACCAAATGGCTGGGCCACCCGCAAATGTTCATGCGGGCCATGTATAACCTCATCGGCAATGCCATCAAGTTCACTCAGGATGGATTGGTGACAATCAACGTGAATTTTGACTGGCAAGTTGCGGCAAAGCCCCGGCTTTGCGTGAGTGTAGTGGATAACGGCAGGGGTATTTCCGCCGAAGACCAAGCCCATCTGTTCGATCTGTTCTTTTCCTCCGACGCAGGCCAGATTGGTTCTCAGCTAAACAGTTCCGGCTTGGGTTTGCCGATTGCGCAGACCGCTGTCCAAAAAATGGGTGGGACCATTACCGTTGAAAGCCAGTTGGGCGTGGGCAGCAAGTTCTCCTTTGAAATTCCGCTTGAGGCTTTGGAAGACAGTCAAACCCCGCTTATTCAGAATGATGTCACTGTACCACGTCTCTCCGCTGGCGTGCGTTGCTTAATTGTCGATGACAATCACGTCAATCTTGATGTGGCTGCGCAGATGCTGCGTCGACTTGGCTGTGACGCGGTAGTCTGTGATAATGGCGAAGCGGCGGCTGAAAGCATGGTTCAGCAGAACTTTGACGTCGTGTTTATGGATCTCAACATGCCAGGTGGCATTTCGGGGGTAGAAGCCGCGCAGTTAATCCGGCGACACGAGACGTCTCGGCCTGAAACAAAACCGGCCGTGGTCCTTGCTCTGACCGCCGACACAACTGTTACTGCCGCTGTTATGCCGGAAGGACTGTTTGATGGAATCATGCACAAGCCCGTCTTGATGCATGAGTTAAGAGAGACACTCAGTCGGTTTCTCCCGTGCGAAACGGCGGACACTCGTCCCGATGATGCCTTGTTTGACACGACCCCCGAGGCTTTCCCGGATGCATTCAGTGATCTATTCGACCTGATTGGGCTTGAACATGGAGTCCGGTTGCTGGGCGGGGTGCTTCGCGATATCGATACAGCGCTGGACGCGATTAGGCTCCAACGTACAGATGCCGGCGATTGCTTGCATCGGGCTATTGGGTCCACCGCATCGGTGGGGCTGCTGGAATTGAGCCAACAACTGCGTCATGCAGAAGATCTGGAAAAGGTAAACGCCGAGAAGGCTCTTTCCACGTTGCTGACGTCACTTGAATTTAACTCCCATCGGGCTCGAGAGTGCATACTTCGGGCACAGCTCGACATTCGGAGTACCATCCCGTGA